The Caballeronia sp. SL2Y3 genome includes a window with the following:
- the rfbD gene encoding dTDP-4-dehydrorhamnose reductase, translated as MASSDRVILVTGVRGQLGFELLRSLQGLGRIVAADRSVMDLSDPDSIRQVVSEFRPAVIVNPAAYTAVDKAELETATAADVNAHAPAVMAEEAKKLGALLVQFSTDYVFDGRKAGAYTEEDEPNPQNVYGRTKLEGEQAVAASGCRHLIFRTSWVYSNRGQNFLTTMLRLATERDELSIVSDQIGAPTCASTIAAMTSQVLAQALSRPEWGDEHAGLYHFAAAGETSWFGFAQAIFELANLDKARLRPITSAEYPARAVRPANSRLDTSKLRATFGTVPQDWREALTLCISQR; from the coding sequence ATGGCGTCTTCGGATAGGGTGATTCTGGTGACCGGCGTGCGCGGCCAGCTCGGCTTCGAGCTGCTGCGTTCGCTGCAAGGATTGGGGCGGATTGTCGCTGCCGACCGATCGGTAATGGATCTGTCCGACCCTGACAGCATTCGTCAAGTTGTGAGCGAGTTCCGCCCGGCGGTGATCGTCAATCCGGCAGCGTATACAGCCGTCGACAAAGCCGAACTGGAAACGGCGACGGCGGCCGACGTCAATGCACACGCGCCGGCGGTCATGGCCGAAGAGGCAAAAAAACTCGGCGCGCTGCTGGTTCAGTTTTCGACCGATTATGTCTTCGACGGCCGGAAGGCAGGCGCCTATACGGAAGAGGATGAGCCCAATCCGCAGAACGTCTACGGACGCACCAAGCTGGAAGGGGAGCAGGCAGTCGCGGCGAGCGGGTGTCGCCATCTGATCTTCCGTACGAGCTGGGTATACAGCAATCGCGGCCAGAACTTCCTCACAACGATGCTGCGCCTCGCGACCGAACGCGACGAGCTCTCGATCGTATCCGATCAGATTGGCGCGCCGACATGCGCGTCGACGATTGCTGCAATGACAAGCCAGGTGTTGGCTCAAGCACTCTCGCGTCCCGAATGGGGCGACGAACACGCCGGCTTATACCATTTCGCTGCGGCGGGCGAGACGTCGTGGTTCGGCTTCGCGCAGGCAATCTTCGAGTTGGCGAACCTCGATAAGGCGCGCCTGCGCCCCATCACAAGCGCGGAATATCCCGCTCGCGCGGTGCGTCCTGCTAACTCCCGGCTAGATACCTCGAAGCTGCGCGCGACCTTCGGCACGGTGCCACAGGACTGGCGGGAGGCCCTCACGCTCTGCATAAGCCAGCGATGA